CAGCGTTTAGAAGAGAACGAGCTGCTGGGGAGTACTTATAGCTATAGCATCACTGAAAACCGTGAACGCCAGCTATTCGAGCCTACCATTCGTATTCGTACGCATGGCGTTGATACTGACTACAACTTAGACTTTGATTTTGTCCACGGTAGTGAATATCGTCGTATCACCCATCTCGGAGACATGATTGCTGATCTTATCGAAGAAGGGGCTTACATCGAACGTGGTGAACGCCGTCAAAATATCGAAAATTTTGAAGAAGCGTTAGCATGGCTCACTCGTGAATCACGTCGTGGTCTCTCTGTACAACGTTATAAAGGCCTTGGTGAAATGAACCCAGAGCAGTTATGGGAAACCACTATGGATCCAAATACACGTCGTATGATGCGTGTGACAGTCAAAGATGCGATAGCTACAGACCAACTATTCACAACATTAATGGGTGATGCAGTTGAACCTCGTCGTGCCTTTATTGAAGAGAATGCTCTGAAAGCGGCAAATATTGATATCTAATTCTTAACCATGAAATAATGTTATAAGAATGAAAACCCCGTGTAAAAACATGGGGTTTTGTTCTTTCTATGACTTAACCTCACGCTAGTTTACAGTTTTTTACCCCGCCAATATTGATTACACACGCTTTTATTATGTTATAACCAATAAATACATACCTAACTCACTAGAAAAAATACTGACAAATATTCTAATAATGGTTATGCGTTTACTGATTATATCGATTTATTTTCTGCTGATTTCTGCGATGCCAGCGCTCTTAGGTGGTGATATTAGCTTACTGTCTAAGCTCGTCATTATAGTGACGGGTATGCTGTTGATGTTTATTTGCGCAGGAGTGTATAAAAGCTTAGCAGGCAAAATATTCACTGTGTTGATAAGTGCGTTATGGGCACTTAACCTATCGGTGTCTTTTTTCTTTTATCAAAAACACGATATCCGCTTTTCATCATCAATCGCTGAAACCTTTATCAATACCAACAGTAGCGAAACTGTTGGTATGCTTTCCTATAATAAATACTACATTCTTTTTTATATTATTGTTTTTGCTGTTTATTTTATTAGCATCCATAAAAGTGCTAAATATCTCAATCGTAAGACCACATGGGCTAGCTTAGGGTTGTTTTTTGGCTACCTTGTTGTTATTCCTGCACATTCTGCGGCACTACTTCCAAAACCTGGGAGCTATCTCTTATTAGCCGAGCAGTATCTCTCTCATACGCCTTTTTATAATGCATCAGCGCTGGTTCGAAACCTCTATGAAAATAGAGAAATCACCAAAATACCGAATACAGTTGTGCAATATCAATATGATAAAAAAGAAGCGAGTAGCGATATTTATGTGCTGATCATTGGCGAATCAGTACGCCGAGATCACTTAAGCCTTTACGGTTATCAATACGAGACAACCCCAAATTTAGATCAGCGAAAACCGCAAATGTTAGTATTTGACCAAGCCTACTCACCCGCACCAGTAACCATTTTGTCAGTCCCTATCTCGCTGTCAAATATCAGCTTTTCGCAAATGCAAGACAAGCAACACTATGCAGACAATATTGTCGCGCTAGCCAATCATGCAGGATTTGAAACCTATTGGATAAGCAATCAAGGTAAAACCAATCGTAAAACTAGCATAATTTCCACTATTGCCAGTATGGCAAAACATCGAAAGTGGAATGAGTTTGTCGGTTATGATGAGGAAATTTTAGGCTATTTCAACAACGCCATTAATGATGGCGTGAAAAAGAAAAAACTGATCGTCTTACATACCTACGGAAGCCATGAGCCATCCTGTAATCGTTTCCCTGAAGAGAAGTATCAAGAATTTAGTACTCAAGAAGATGATAACTGCTATGACAGCTCTATCGCTTACACTGATGCGTTGATCGAAAACATCTTACAACAGCTCTCAGGTAAATCCGCCACTGTAATGTATTTTTCTGATCATGCATTACAACGTTTAGATGATAAATATGATGTTTATTACCATCACGGAGTCAATAACCCAACTAAAGAGGCGTATGAAATTCCCTTGTTTGTTTGGTATAGCCCAAATAGTGCAAAGCCCTCGTTGGATAACACGGTACTCAACGCACCTTATTCAACAGCCAACAACTATTGGTTAATTAGCGATTGGCTCGGTATACAACAACATAGCCCTAAGGCGTGCCTATCGCCGCTAAATAGCTGTTATCAAGCACAGAAAGAAATCACTATGATTGATGGCAATCGAACTTTACTGAGTTTAAAAAACCTGCCTTCTGAGCAAAAGACTCATGATTAATGCTCTATTCAAAAGAGCATTAATCTCACACAAGCTCTATGACCCATATTATGGGTTATTATCTTGGAATGACGTGGATGTGTTATTACTTTCTTCAAAAAAAACAACTCGATATGTCGTATAATAAGACGCAGGGAAAATCATCGGCATAAGAATAAAGCCAAAGTAAAGAGGAATGGATGCAATAGAAACTAAGCCAATAATGATAAAGAAAACAAAAAATGGAATAATATTTCTTTTAAAAGCAAGACAACTCGTTTTAATCGAATCCATAACAGAAAAATTATGATTAATTATCAATGCAGGGGAAAACCAAAACATTCCCACATAGATATACGTTGTAAAAATAACAAATATGGCTGAGAGTATTCTTGTTACTATTAAAGAAGTATTTTCTAGTAAACTAGAATAATGGTATGTATTTGAATTTATAGATAAATTAATAGCAATATCATTTATAAAAGATACAATGAAACCAAACAACACATTGATGCCGCCTAACAAAAGAAGCTTTCCTGTATTCTTTGAAGGAACTAATTTATAAAATTAAACATCATTGGCTGTCAGACTAATTACTGCCTGAAGTTACTTTGAAAGCCCCCTTATTGCTATAAGGGAGCTTAATGAAATGAAATTACAGCAAAATATTCAGCATACGGCGTAGCGGCTCAGCGGCACCCCATAGTAGTTGGTCACCAACGGTAAATGCCGACAGGTATTCAGGCCCCATATTAAGCTTACGTAAACGACCAACAGGGGTACTCAATGTTCCGGTTACCGCAGCAGGCGTCAATTCACGCATGGTGATCTCACGATCATTAGGCACCACTTTCACCCACTCATTATGAGACGCTAATAGCTGTTCTATCTCATTCAGTGCAATGTCTTTTTTCAGCTTTAAAGTGAATGCTTGGCTATGACAACGTAGTGCACCTACACGTACACACAAACCATCCACAGGGATAATATTATTACCGGTAGCTAAGATTTTGTTAGTTTCTGCTTGGCCTTTCCATTCCTCACGGCTTTGACCATTTTCTAACGCTTTATCAATCCATGGGATAAGGCTACCCGCTAACGGCACACCAAATGCATCTGTTGGCATCGCGCCGCTACGCGTAAAGTCAGTCACTTTTTTCTCGATATCTAAAATTGCTGAGGCTGGATTTTGTAATTCTTTCGCTACTTGGCTATGTAACTCACCCATTTGTACCAATAATTCACGCATATTACGAGCGCCAGCACCGGAAGCGGCTTGGTATGTTGCAACAGACGCCCACTCAACTAAATTATTCGCAAATAAACCACCCAGCGACATCAGCATTAAACTGACCGTACAGTTACCACCAACAAAGGTCTTAATGCCTTTATTTAATCCGTCTTGGATATGTTGTTGGTTAACTGGATCAAGGATGATAATCGCATCATCTTTCATACGTAGTGCAGATGCCGCATCAATCCAATATCCATTCCAGCCAGCTGCTCGCAGTTTTGGGTAGATCTCATTGGTATAATCACCGCCCTGACAACTAATAATAATATCTAACGCTTTTAGCGCGTCGATATCATTAGCATCTTGCAACGTTCCGCGGTGGCCACCATAAGCAGGTGCTTCTGCACCATGCTGAGAAGTGGTAAAAAATACAGGATGAATTGCATTAAAGTCACCTTCTTCTACCATTCTCTGCATTAAAACTGAACCGACCATACCACGCCAGCCGATAAAACCTACATTTTTCATTGTATTCACCCTGTCTGTTTAAAAATTTTACGGCAATAAATTTTGATTTCCTACTATGCAAACAGTAGAAACTGAAAATCTATACTCTAAATAATTCGAATTGCAGGTAGGCGACAAGCGAAGATAGTCGGGGAGCATAGATAAACTATGTGACTCGGCTAGCTGAGTGTAGTCAACACCGCTGCAATTTGAAGTATGACGAGTATATCGACTACTTAAAGCTGACAAAATATCAACCAGTGTGCAAGTGAATTTCATAACTATTAATGAGAATATTAGTAATTTCGCTAATATACTCGTCACACTTCACGTTGCTGCGCTTTTTGTTAAGGTATAAGGCTGCACTCACTCGGACTAGCCACCTCATTTTCTTACGCTTAGCGATTCCTCGAATGATTTTGAGCTTATTTACCGATGAAGTTTCCAAATTGGAAAATTGCCTTTTACTATTAATCAATACCTTGAATAGCACATACTGATTAAAATCGCCTCCCTGTTTTTTTATCTGGATGCTGTTATCCCATGATCAAATATGTCCTTTTTAGCTTTTGGATAGTGCTAATTTATCCACTTGGCGTCGACTTACATCTTACTGGTATTCCATTGATTGCCGCTGATTTACAGGCTAGCGAAAGCCAGCTACACATTGCCTTTTCTATCTATTTAGCAGGCATGGCATCAACAATGTTAATTGCTGGATGGTGTTCAGATCATATTGGTCGTAAACCCGTCGTTTTAGTTGGCGCTTTTATGTTTGCTAGCGCATCTATCATGGCGGGCTCAGCGACGACGGTAAATGTATTCTTAAGTGCGCGCTTTTTACAGGGTATCGGGGCAGGTTTTTGCTATGTCGTCACTTTTGCTATTTTACGTGATGTTCTATCAGCGCGGATCAGAACCAAAGTACTATCAATGATGAATGGTATTACCTGTATTGCTCCAGTGCTCGCACCCGTAATAGGTTTTGGTATTCTGCTGTTTTATCATTGGTCAGTCATGTTCTACTTTATGGCGGCTTACGCAATAGTCAGTATTCTGTTTTGTTTAATTGGCATAAAAGAGACCAAACCCTCTATCAATAAACAAGCATCAAACACCACGACAGCACCACTTGCCGACGAACGTTTCCTTAATCTGTTTTTTCTTACTCGTTTAGTGATTTCTTGCTTTGGTATTGCTGTCATTTTGACCTATGTAAATGTGTCACCGATCATTTTAATGGGTAACCTTGGTTTTACTACTGGACAGTTTTCAACATCCATGACCTTACTTGCGATGTTAAGTATGGCAACCTCATTTTCAATGCCAAAATTGATCTCAACATTTAAAAGCCAAACACTGTTATACACCGCGCTCAGCCTATTCTTATTAAATGCGGTACTTTTATTAATTTATCTATTGGCAATTAAATATACCCCTCTGTTATTTATTGTTTTCGGTTTATGTGGCGTTGGTTTTTCAATGCTATTTGGCATCATAATGAGCCAAGCACTATCGCCTTACGCCAGAAAAGCAGGGATCGCGAGTTCTATTTTAGCTATCTCACAATTGAGTTTCGCTTCTCTATATATTTGGATTATGGGTTGGGTAGGCATCGCTTCAGTACAGATGCTTTTTATTATCTTACTGGCAGCTGCTATTATCGGTATGGTATTACTGAAAATATCTTCTCTGTCCAGTAAGGTTGCATCCCTTGAATAAACAATTGCATCGATTAGATTTAAATTTACTCGTCATTTTGCAATATCTTGTCGAAGAGCGTAGTGTCACTTTAGCGGCTAAGCGACTGTCTATCACGCCTTCTTCCGTCAGCAAATCATTGGCTAAATTGCGCCAGTGGTTTGATGACCCGCTGTTTATTCGCAGCCCGCAAGGGCTAACCTCAACTCCCTTGATGCATCGTATTGAAAAATCGCTGCCTGAATTTTTAAATTTAGCCAATTACATTGCAGATATTCGTGATACAGAAAAACCTCGGGGACTAAAATTCCGTTTAATGATGGAAGCGCCACTCAACCTAATCATGCTGCATGATTTATCGCTGAAAATTTTAAATCAATACCCTGAATCTAATGTTAATGTACGTGATTGGGATTATAACTCCTTAGCAAGTATTGTTGCTGGAGATGCGGATATTGGCGTATTAGGGCGAGAGAGTTATCATAAATCAAAAGAATCGATTAATGCCCTACCTGATATCCTCAATTTTGAAGTACTATTTATTGATAGACCGCTCGCCTTTGTGCGCACAGATCATCCACTATTAAGTGAAAAGTGGGATCTGACTAATTTATTAAAATATCCACATATCAGTACTGAATATGGCAATCGTATCCCTTGGGCATTCGATGATGTGCTGCACAGTATGGGGTTAACGCGTAATATCCAGCTATCCTATTCGTCCTTCGAACAATCATTATTAATGACATCACAATCAGGACATTCACTACTGACCTGTGCTCCGGGCTATTGCCAACATTATGTGAATGAATTTCATCTGGATTTAGTGTGTATCCCTTTACCACTAGAACCTGAAATTTACCAACAGTTAGATATTCCTTTTTTAATGCTTTGGCATAAAAGAAATGCTTATAATTCCAAAACACGTTGGTTAAGGGAACAAATAAAAAGCGGTATCGCCAACTTTGTAAATCCTTAAAAAAAACCATCACGGCACAGGACTGCCGCGATGGATCAGGAAAACTGAAGTCGGTAAATCGAAGACCAACAG
This portion of the Providencia manganoxydans genome encodes:
- a CDS encoding MdtL family multidrug efflux MFS transporter; the protein is MIKYVLFSFWIVLIYPLGVDLHLTGIPLIAADLQASESQLHIAFSIYLAGMASTMLIAGWCSDHIGRKPVVLVGAFMFASASIMAGSATTVNVFLSARFLQGIGAGFCYVVTFAILRDVLSARIRTKVLSMMNGITCIAPVLAPVIGFGILLFYHWSVMFYFMAAYAIVSILFCLIGIKETKPSINKQASNTTTAPLADERFLNLFFLTRLVISCFGIAVILTYVNVSPIILMGNLGFTTGQFSTSMTLLAMLSMATSFSMPKLISTFKSQTLLYTALSLFLLNAVLLLIYLLAIKYTPLLFIVFGLCGVGFSMLFGIIMSQALSPYARKAGIASSILAISQLSFASLYIWIMGWVGIASVQMLFIILLAAAIIGMVLLKISSLSSKVASLE
- the asd gene encoding aspartate-semialdehyde dehydrogenase; the encoded protein is MKNVGFIGWRGMVGSVLMQRMVEEGDFNAIHPVFFTTSQHGAEAPAYGGHRGTLQDANDIDALKALDIIISCQGGDYTNEIYPKLRAAGWNGYWIDAASALRMKDDAIIILDPVNQQHIQDGLNKGIKTFVGGNCTVSLMLMSLGGLFANNLVEWASVATYQAASGAGARNMRELLVQMGELHSQVAKELQNPASAILDIEKKVTDFTRSGAMPTDAFGVPLAGSLIPWIDKALENGQSREEWKGQAETNKILATGNNIIPVDGLCVRVGALRCHSQAFTLKLKKDIALNEIEQLLASHNEWVKVVPNDREITMRELTPAAVTGTLSTPVGRLRKLNMGPEYLSAFTVGDQLLWGAAEPLRRMLNILL
- the yidZ gene encoding HTH-type transcriptional regulator YidZ, with the protein product MNKQLHRLDLNLLVILQYLVEERSVTLAAKRLSITPSSVSKSLAKLRQWFDDPLFIRSPQGLTSTPLMHRIEKSLPEFLNLANYIADIRDTEKPRGLKFRLMMEAPLNLIMLHDLSLKILNQYPESNVNVRDWDYNSLASIVAGDADIGVLGRESYHKSKESINALPDILNFEVLFIDRPLAFVRTDHPLLSEKWDLTNLLKYPHISTEYGNRIPWAFDDVLHSMGLTRNIQLSYSSFEQSLLMTSQSGHSLLTCAPGYCQHYVNEFHLDLVCIPLPLEPEIYQQLDIPFLMLWHKRNAYNSKTRWLREQIKSGIANFVNP
- a CDS encoding phosphoethanolamine transferase: MPALLGGDISLLSKLVIIVTGMLLMFICAGVYKSLAGKIFTVLISALWALNLSVSFFFYQKHDIRFSSSIAETFINTNSSETVGMLSYNKYYILFYIIVFAVYFISIHKSAKYLNRKTTWASLGLFFGYLVVIPAHSAALLPKPGSYLLLAEQYLSHTPFYNASALVRNLYENREITKIPNTVVQYQYDKKEASSDIYVLIIGESVRRDHLSLYGYQYETTPNLDQRKPQMLVFDQAYSPAPVTILSVPISLSNISFSQMQDKQHYADNIVALANHAGFETYWISNQGKTNRKTSIISTIASMAKHRKWNEFVGYDEEILGYFNNAINDGVKKKKLIVLHTYGSHEPSCNRFPEEKYQEFSTQEDDNCYDSSIAYTDALIENILQQLSGKSATVMYFSDHALQRLDDKYDVYYHHGVNNPTKEAYEIPLFVWYSPNSAKPSLDNTVLNAPYSTANNYWLISDWLGIQQHSPKACLSPLNSCYQAQKEITMIDGNRTLLSLKNLPSEQKTHD